The Elaeis guineensis isolate ETL-2024a chromosome 13, EG11, whole genome shotgun sequence genome includes a region encoding these proteins:
- the LOC105056543 gene encoding homeobox-leucine zipper protein ATHB-13, with protein MFNNQITCNGMPASFPTNFLLPHEESHHPPTSLSPLLPTNPQDFRGVATMLGKRSMSFSGVEACEAMNAEDELSDDCSQVAEKKKRLNLEQVRTLERNFEMGNKLEPERKIQLARALGLQPRQIAIWFQNRRARWKTKQLEKDYDALKRQFEAVKAENDALKAQNKKLQAEILALKGRERTEPINLNKETEGSCSNKSENSSDINLGTSRTPATGSPSNPHQSRSFLAYRSPSVAQLLQSSSKAETQGPKMEHGIQEENFNMFCSIEDQTAFWSWSEQHNFH; from the exons ATGTTTAACAACCAAATTACTTGCAATGGAATGCCTGCCTCCTTCCCTACAAACTTCTTGTTACCACATGAAGAGAGCCACCATCCCCCAACTTCTCTTAGTCCCCTGCTACCCACCAATCCACAGGACTTCAGAG GTGTGGCCACCATGCTGGGGAAGAGGTCCATGTCTTTCTCAGGCGTCGAGGCCTGTGAGGCGATGAATGCGGAGGATGAGCTCTCTGATGATTGCTCGCAGGTggcggagaaaaagaagaggctgAATTTGGAGCAGGTGAGGACTCTGGAGAGGAATTTTGAGATGGGGAACAAGTTGGAGCCAGAGAGGAAGATACAGTTGGCCAGGGCACTTGGGCTGCAGCCAAGGCAGATTGCCATATGGTTTCAGAACAGGAGGGCCAGATGGAAGACCAAGCAATTGGAGAAGGACTATGATGCCCTCAAGAGGCAGTTTGAGGCTGTCAAAGCTGAGAATGATGCCCTCAAAGCCCAGAACAAGAAGCTTCAGGCTGAG ATTTTGGCGCTTAAAGGAAGAGAAAGAACTGAGCCCATCAACCTGAATAAAGAAACTGAGGGCTCTTGCAGCAACAAGAGTGAGAATAGCTCGGACATCAACTTAGGTACCTCAAGAACACCAGCCACTGGTAGCCCTTCAAATCCCCACCAAAGCAGGTCTTTTCTTGCATATAGATCCCCGAGTGTTGCTCAACTCCTCCAGAGCTCCTCCAAAGCAGAGACCCAAGGCCCCAAGATGGAGCATGGCATCCAAGAGGAGAACTTTAACATGTTCTGCAGCATAGAAGATCAAACTGCCTTCTGGTCATGGTCAGAGCAGCACAATTTCCATTGA